The Lactuca sativa cultivar Salinas chromosome 2, Lsat_Salinas_v11, whole genome shotgun sequence genome includes the window ACAATACATAGacctaatttatttaaaaataaaaacttataacAACGATAAAGACCTTTTTTATCTAACTCGTCATGGGCCTTAAGGATATTTAATTCCTTAGGACCGGCCCTGACAATAATATAAATAGAATTGTTATGAAGATGATATCTGTGAATCAAGGCATATGAGCTTGCTCGACAAAAATAATTTGAAGCTCAATAAAAATAACTTTACGGTGATAGTTAGTAGTTGGTATGTATGATTCATATATGTCAAATTAACAAAGAAACCGGTAATCCCAGTCATGGATTGGCGAGATTAATATTAACAAACTCGAATAATCGATTACGTCTACAAAACCATTAAGCGTCTAGAATACAAAGTATTGACAATGTATTAACAACCAACGACTAAATTGCTCAAACCTAATCCCGACTTTTAGATTTTCAAAAGTAGATCTGATCCGTTGGATATGGATTGGATACCCAAAACAATTTGAAACCGGAATTTTATCTGAAAAATCataccatttcaatccaatatcCCAAAATCATGACGATCTGAAATCTGATATGGCAAAATTTGCTTTTATTCAATCCAGATTTTATGCACCTATAATGACTTTGACGATAAATTATATGTTTAGCATTACTATCAAAATTATTATTTGAGAAAGTTAAAAgggaatttaaaatttcaaacaaaatcgagAACATGTTTCATTCATTCTTTTGTATTACTTCGTCAACTTGCGCTTAAATTTTACAAAAAACGCaccttttatataaataataaaattatatgtTAGAAGAGACAAGTATTATACTACTCTAGACTAGTACTCTGGATGTGATTTCTGAATAAATCACGTgtttcataattttataaattaagTATTACACATGCACAAGTATTCTTGTGCATGTGTTTTCACAATATGCAATATCCATACAGCCCACTACGAAATCCCGTGATTGCAGTTTGGCATACTATGCGTATGtactttttataaattttatcaaGATGGCTAAATCATAGCATGGATTAATAAACGATATATTTttatttcaatacatttaaaaaaaatatatactgtATATATcataaaacccaaaattcaaacGTATGGCCAAGCGCCATGCTGTTGCAAAGTCTAACGTGAAATAAATCGATCAATCGTAATATAATTCATTTGTTATATACAGAACCTAACCCTATACAGATCCTCCAAAGTCCAAGACGTCCTGAATAAAATAGAATGAACTttagttgacttttgacttttgagtttgcaGCGTTGACTTGAATGGGGTGACCCACAATCAATTTAGCTGGACTTTACTGGGTACGAACTTCAACTCTATCATAATTCATAAATGCGATTCCGTTAAGCAGAATATAATAAGTatctttttataaatttaaatatttagtTGTTATTAAtattaaaagataacataaataCATAATGTTAATCATAATACATATTGTCGTATAACTGTATGAGTAACGGGTGAATCATCTCAAAATCGAGCTCTTAGATTTCGTAAGAATTATAAATTAGTTCAATAAAAAATAATCCAGTAGTTGACATTGGATTGTGGAAGACAAAACAAAACCAGCCCACTCACGTCATAATCGAACCGGATAATTTTGACTTGGTCAGCTGAGACGCCTCCTTTATATTGAAGAGCaatttatagaaaaaaatatCAGATTTGAAAATTGATTTGATTCAAGTAAAAATGAGtgccaaaaccaaacggctatcATTGTTTACGTTTCTATTCGTCACTTTGCTGCACATTGCAGCGTTTTCCTCAGTCGTCCCCACGGCGGCGGCTCAGAACACCACCACCGGTGTCGTAGGTGACCTTGCGGCGTTGCTAGCAATCAAATCCATGATTCAAGATGACCCACAAGGTATCATGACTTCATGGAACGATTCCGTTCAATTCTGCCAATGGCCACGTGTCACTTGCAGCTCCCGCCACCAAAGAGTCACCGCCTTGGACCTCTCTTCTGGAGGCTTAATCGGAACCTTGTCTCCTTCCATCGGAAACCTTAGCTTTCTCAGGTCGATTCGGTTCCATAACAACTCATTTTCCGGCGAGATTCCGCCTGAAATCGGCCGGTTGTTTCGATTAGACGAACTACGTCTTTACAACAACTCTTTTGAAGGCAACATTCCTGCCACCTTAGCTAATTGCTCCAACCTGCAAGCGCTTCACTTAGGTAACAATAACCTAATCGGCAAAATCCCCGATGGGATTGGATCGTTATCCAAGCTAAACTTACTCATTCTTCACCGGAACAATCTAGGAGGTGGGATTCCACTGTTCATCGGAAATCTTACCAGCCTAGATACTCTTTCCCTTGGTAATTGTGGACTCGGGGGAAACATTCCTGATTTCTTCCACCGACTGATTAACCTGAGAAGACTTGCATTGCCCGGAAATAACCTCATTGGCAACCTTCCACCTTCTTTCTACAATCTCTCCGTTTTAGAACAACTATTCCTCGATAGTAATCAACTCTCGGGTAGACTACCCATGAACTTAGGTTCAATCATGCCTCGTCTTCAAGTTCTTTCTATACCCGATAACTTATTTACAGGTCCTCTTCCACCCTCTGTTCTCAGTTCTTCAGAATTAGGAGTCATAGATGCAGCTAGAAACAATTTCTCCGGAAAGCTAGTTATCAATTCCCGGGACGCCTGTAGTTTTGAAATCTTGTCATTAAGTACGAATCATTTCGGGAGTGGGGAAAAcgatgaaatgaaatttatagatgCTTTGTCGATTTGCAATAACTTAGGAGTGTTGGATCTTGGGTTCAATCAGATGAGAGGTTTCTTGCCGGAATCTCTTGGAAACTTGTCGACTATGTTGTATTTTCTGAGCTTTGGTTCGAATTCTTTTTCCGGTGGCCTTCCGTCATCAGTTGGGAGTCTCTCCGGCCTAACTTCCCTCGACTTGTCGAGTAATCAACTCACCGGCACAATTCCGGCGAGCATCGGCAATCTTGTAAATCTACGGATGCTAGATTTTACAAACAATTCTTTCTCAGGAAACATTCCTGGTTCTTTTGGAAACCTATCGTTACTTATTGAACTTCACATGGGGTTAAATGAACTGAATGGTGCCATTCCATTAAGTTTAGGGAACTGTAACAGGCTGCTAGGGTTAACCCTCGATCGGAATAACCTTACTGGAGACGTTCCTAGTCAACTATTTGAACTCTCGTCGTTATCCATTACGCTAAATTTGGGCAGCAACCATTTATCGGGACAGATTCCCCGAGAGATCGGCGATCTTCAAAACGTAAAAGAAATTATCCTGGCAAACAATCGCTTCTCAGGCAACCTTCCGACCACCCTAGGCAACTGCCGCAGCCTTGAAAACCTAAACATAAGCAACAACTTCTTCCAGGGTTCTCTTCCACCATCGTTGAGCTCTTTACGCgccctccaaaaccttgacgtttCACGTAATAACTTCACTGGTCGGATCCCAAGTTATCTGGAAGAAATTCCTTTGGTGAATCTCGATCTATCATTCAATGGTTT containing:
- the LOC111916322 gene encoding receptor kinase-like protein Xa21, translated to MSAKTKRLSLFTFLFVTLLHIAAFSSVVPTAAAQNTTTGVVGDLAALLAIKSMIQDDPQGIMTSWNDSVQFCQWPRVTCSSRHQRVTALDLSSGGLIGTLSPSIGNLSFLRSIRFHNNSFSGEIPPEIGRLFRLDELRLYNNSFEGNIPATLANCSNLQALHLGNNNLIGKIPDGIGSLSKLNLLILHRNNLGGGIPLFIGNLTSLDTLSLGNCGLGGNIPDFFHRLINLRRLALPGNNLIGNLPPSFYNLSVLEQLFLDSNQLSGRLPMNLGSIMPRLQVLSIPDNLFTGPLPPSVLSSSELGVIDAARNNFSGKLVINSRDACSFEILSLSTNHFGSGENDEMKFIDALSICNNLGVLDLGFNQMRGFLPESLGNLSTMLYFLSFGSNSFSGGLPSSVGSLSGLTSLDLSSNQLTGTIPASIGNLVNLRMLDFTNNSFSGNIPGSFGNLSLLIELHMGLNELNGAIPLSLGNCNRLLGLTLDRNNLTGDVPSQLFELSSLSITLNLGSNHLSGQIPREIGDLQNVKEIILANNRFSGNLPTTLGNCRSLENLNISNNFFQGSLPPSLSSLRALQNLDVSRNNFTGRIPSYLEEIPLVNLDLSFNGFEGEVSNQGVFGNRSSVSVIGNNGLCGGLPELRLPNCPSTNPKRKNRLSLAVILSISIVSVLICIAMVLFCVFYRRRKEIEDEVSEPNSGESFVQVSYEMLHKATDGFSNKNFIGEGSFSSVYKGYLDKDDVIVAIKVLNLHRKGGSKSFISECEALRNAKHRNLTKVITCCSGIDFQGNEFKAIVYEFMSNGTLDQWLHHEVPQLNLLQRLSVALDVAYALDYLHNHGGKTIVHCDLKPSNILLDEDMVAHVGDFGLSKILDSEHQNRNHSSSVGVRGTIGYAAPEYGVGSKVSTSGDMYSYGILLLEMMTGKKPTYVMFQDGVGLHNYAKAAMDDGSVEVIDPILLKDDDIRSNKEDKDYVKNDMCCLMLLKIGVSCSMESPRHRIDTATVIHELHLIKDAILGNSNDF